GGCGAGGCCAAGACCAAACTTGAGGAACAAATGGCGCAGTTGCAGGAGCAACAACAGGCAGTGCAGGAAAAGCTAAAGGACCTGCAAGACAAAACCGCGGAAGCCTGGAAAAAAGCCAAAACCCAATTAGACGCCGCCCTGGAAAATCTTAAGCAAGCTTATGATGAGGCGGTTTCTCAAGCGGAATAATTTCGCGCCACGATGCTTAGACTGTCCCATCCTGGCTTAATTACCTGGCCTGCAGAGGACAGGCTTGTCAACCCCTGAAGGAGAGCCTCCATGCCCCGTATTATTTTAGTCCGACACGGCGAAACCCCCTGGAACAAAGACAAGATTTTCCGCGGCAGCGTCGATATCCCCTTGAATGACACCGGCCGGGAAGAAGCACGTCTGGCCGGAGAATGGCTCAAGGCGGAAAAAATTGACGCGGCTTACAGTTCCCCGCTCTCCCGAGCGGTGGAGACCGCGGAAAACATCGCCCGCCACCACGGCCTCACCGTTCAGACTCTAGAAGGTCTGACCGACCTTAATTACGGCGACTGGCAGGGTATGCCCTTGGCCGAGGTCAAGGAAAAATATTCCGATCTCTACCGGCAATGGGAAACCCTGCCTCATACCGTCCGTTTTCCCAATGGCGAGACCT
This window of the Deltaproteobacteria bacterium genome carries:
- a CDS encoding histidine phosphatase family protein yields the protein MPRIILVRHGETPWNKDKIFRGSVDIPLNDTGREEARLAGEWLKAEKIDAAYSSPLSRAVETAENIARHHGLTVQTLEGLTDLNYGDWQGMPLAEVKEKYSDLYRQWETLPHTVRFPNGETLEEVRVRALAAVDEVLQRHPDQTILLAAHRVVNKVLIAAFIGLDNSHFWRIGQDTTAINRFDKVGPIWNIVTINDNCHLRSMARGEYVDF